The Flavobacterium sp. 102 genomic interval AAAGACACTTCTTTAATCAAACGATTCCAAAGCGAACCGCTGATGGATTGGTTGGCCAAACCTTGCACAATAATAGCCGAGGATTGTACGCCAACATTTCCGGCCATCGCTGCAATTAGTGGTGTGAAAAAGAATAAATTCCCGTGATTCGCCATCGCACCTTCGAATAAACCTAAGACTCTAACGCTGATAAAACCACCAAACAAAGCCAAAACCAACCAAGGCAAACGCGCTCTTGTTAAGTCGAGAATACTGTCATCCGCTTCTACGTCTTGCGAGATACCGGCTGCTAATTGGTAATCTTTATCGGCTTCTTCTTTAATTACGTCTACGATATCATCAATGGTAATTCTACCGACCAACCTGCCCATTTCATCGACTACGGGAATGGCTTCCAAGTCATACTTTTGCATGATGCGAGCGACATCGGTGTTGGGCATGTCTACTCGAACATAATCTACTTTTTTGATATACACTTCGCTGATAGGCGTTTTGGTCGAAGTGGTCAATAAATCTTTTAGAGACAAGCGTCCTTTCAATCGGTTTTCGTCATCAACCACATAAATCGAATGCACGCGAGTGACATTTTCCGCTTGGATTCGCATTTCTTTGACACAGGTCAGTACGTTCCAATTTTCATTGACTTTCACCAACTCTTTTCCCATCAAACCACCGGCACTATCTTCGTCGTAACGCAACAAATCGACAATGTCTTTGGCGTGTTCAACGTCTTCTAATTCCGAGATTACTTCTTCTTTTTTGCTTTGCGAAAGTTCGGCAATAATATCTGCCGCATCATCCGTGTCTAACTCGTCAAGTTCTTCTGCAATTTCTTTGGCAGAA includes:
- the mgtE gene encoding magnesium transporter, which translates into the protein MQFKISKELLAQIEQLIHDKNDRELEVLLNDMHHADIAEIFEELETAEATYIFKILDSEITAEILPELEDDLREKILKGLSAKEIAEELDELDTDDAADIIAELSQSKKEEVISELEDVEHAKDIVDLLRYDEDSAGGLMGKELVKVNENWNVLTCVKEMRIQAENVTRVHSIYVVDDENRLKGRLSLKDLLTTSTKTPISEVYIKKVDYVRVDMPNTDVARIMQKYDLEAIPVVDEMGRLVGRITIDDIVDVIKEEADKDYQLAAGISQDVEADDSILDLTRARLPWLVLALFGGFISVRVLGLFEGAMANHGNLFFFTPLIAAMAGNVGVQSSAIIVQGLANQSISGSLWNRLIKEVSLSLLNGVILATILFVGSHFLLNVELIIGEIVTIALVSVIIIASLIGTFVPLLLHRFNIDPALATGPFITTSNDICGILIYFSIAKLILGF